The following DNA comes from Macaca thibetana thibetana isolate TM-01 chromosome 14, ASM2454274v1, whole genome shotgun sequence.
ATCTTTCTCTGtgagaatattttattgtgttccCTTCACCTTCAGAACGTGAATCCATGTGAATTGTGTATGGTTTGAGGTAGGGGTCAGTATTCAGTTATGTCCATTTGAATATTTAATTGCTCCAGTATTGTCCTGATCACCTTGTAAATTTCACTGTAGGAAAACACTCTAATAATGCATGAGCATTTGTATATAAGATGAGATTTAGAAAGATAAGCACAGCATAGGAGGTCAAATAAGATGACCTCAAAGTATAGATTCATAAATAAAACACATGGATAAGTATAATACTGTTagatgaagagacagaaaatattgcCAGGTTACCATTTAGTCTTTTGCCTCCAAGTTTTTTCATGAAGCCCAAGATCCCTACTTTGTTCCCTTGATTTTAACTTCGTTTAGACAACTCTGTCATCTATTATTTCACTTTGTGACattcagaaataatgaaaaaccaGAGAATATATTCTATTCCATACATCATGGgtaatgatttttcaaaaacgATTAAACAAAGAACCAATACACATAGTTTTAatgttttcaccatttttaaTAGAAGCACTATTAATGAGATTTGATGACATTAGAACGCAACTGAAGACATTAAATATAACTTATTTGTCCTATTTGATGAGGTGCGAAAAAGAGGGCTTTCTGTGATAAATGGGTTCCCACAGCATATAGACACACTTCTGACTTATCTCTCTTCAGAAGTGACTACAGCAAAAGATAGGCCTGAGAGGAGGTGAGAAGGAGCAATTAGGGATGGTGTATATCAGGGAACTTTGATCAACATCAACAAAGGTCATGGTTCTACCTTCACAATCCAGGAATAATCCTACTTGACTGGCAGGTCTTGGAACATATTGCACCACAAGTGGGGAGGTGGTaaagagactgcagtgagcatcCTCCTTAACACATCCAAGAAGAAAGAGTCCCTCCTCTCCATCTATCTTATcattctgtctcttctctttccaaTAATTGTTACAGACACCAAAAGCCCAATTCCAAGTGTCCCCCACATGAACCTCCCAATAATATTTGCCAGATGTGAAAGTCTGAGCACCCCATACAAGAAAACATTCAGATTTTGCAGTGAAATGGGGATCATCTTGAGGGTCACATCCAACATTCATGCTTCTCAAATCTCCATACAGGAAGATATGACTATTGGCTCTTTCAGGCTGCAGAGTAAAATCAactgcaaaaataacaaaaaaagtatagatacatgtaaataatagaaattagaaTTCTTGAGGGAAAATTTGTTCTACCAAGAAATTTGAAGTTACAAGGACAGGAGAATTTTGATTACAACATTTAATCAAGTATAAGGATGATTAATATTCTCTATAGGAAAAACAACATCCTAAAAACAGACATTGAAAATGTATTGAAAACTCAAAAATTGAGAGTTGAATATAAAACCAGCCTGTTTTAATCCAATTTCCAATGTAAAAGTGAAATGTTATATGCCCCGAATGCCCTTTAGCTATCAAggtcattattaaaatatttcttgttctTAAATACTAGTGATATACTTTTGACAAGAATGGGAAGATTTTAGTTTATTCAAGCACTGCTCTAGATAACTGGATAAAAGTCCATATGTTCACATTATAAGTGGTAACTTAATGCagatttttgcaaaatatttcacCAGTCACTCTGTGGACTTCCCTGCTAGCTCTAGATCGAAActgaattttagattttacaCGTAGGTCTTCATGGTGTAACTGAActgaatttatcatttctatatttacttcctatttacaaaataatttctcctttcttcttgcaTATTAAGTGGAATTTTTACACTATATCAATAATACACATTTAttgtaagaaaatacaaatactcCAACAAACTGCTGTGAACTCTATTCTccaaaaaactgttttttaaaaattcaagtgaaATAcagtaaagaaatgtaaaatttttatgtaacttTGGATTATTAAGCTTCCTTCTGAGCATTGTtccatttattcaattttttactTCTTATCTCATTCCATTTACCCAAAATATAGCTCTATCCATGTGAGCCCAAAACATACTTGTTTTTCACTATGTTTTACTCTTCATGTTATCAATTGAACTATAAATAGAAACACAGATATAATAGGGTTGCATAGTCTTATCGCTCACTTCCTTCCGAAATGAAATAACGATTTGATGAAGGGTAAAATATTACCCCCATGATTCTAACAAGAAGTGATACACTGTGGGAATTCTGCCAATGGGCTGACACTCACCTCTGAATCCACTGAGCCTGTGGATTCAGTGATGGGCCCTGCACTGAGTCCAGTGATGGGCCCTGCACTGAGCTCTGGATTCGCAGGCTGGGGCACTTGCAGCAGCAGGGACTCATACCTGCAAGGAGAAAGATGCAGTTACCACATCTACAGccaaaaagtacataaaaatcaactacttttatttaaaagacatttcatgAGACTCCCTTTAACCCACAATTTGCTAATTCcaaaattatcattttctgtttcagattcATTCTTATTCACAGTTCCTGATTTTCAAGCATGTTAGAAAAGTGTGTCTGAGTGAGAATTCATttggatctttcttcttttttttttttttcttttttttttttttgagacggagtctagctctgtagcccaggctggagtgcagtggccggatctcagctcactgcaagctccgcctcccgggttcacgccattctccagcctcagcctcccgagtagctgggactacaggcgctgccacctcgcccggctattttttgtatttcttagtagagacggggtttcaccgtgttagccaggatggtctcgatctcctgacctcgtgatccgcccatctcggcctcccaaagtgctgggattacaggcttgagccaccgcgcccggctggatcTTTCTTCTTATTGCTCCAAATTAGTAAGGATCATTAATCTTAAGACCAAgagaatattcaaaaataaaattctgggttCCAGACTTCACCAGAATTTCCTGATATCACCATCTGGAAAGGTGGGGTTATTTTTAAGACTGCTGCATCTGTTGCTTCCTTCTCAAGGCCAGGGTGTTGAAATATGCTCCAGGCAGGGAGATCTGCCTTTTATAACTGAGGTTCTCTGGAGGCCTACACAGTTCAAACATTCCAAATAGTTTGTCTCATCTGTTTTtcagaattatatatttaaatataaactagAAATCATCAACACTTTTCACTACAAAAAtactttccctttttctctctggcttcccctgGTTGACTTTGTAGCCATGTAGTAAATGtaacattttctctttcaaatatgCAGCTTTttgagcaataaaaaggaaattaggaaaagagatgctcacttttttattcttctttcttttttttctttctttttaattttaatttttgtttgtttgtcttttggttTTGCAGAACTTTCATTGGACTGCCTAATAAAATCACTGAGTATAGCAACAAAAGAGAAGACAACATAGGGTGGGGGATGGAGAAAGTACAACCAGCACAATGTAATATCAATATCTGAATCAATTATGCCTTCAGTGTCAAAGTTCCTGCTTGGTATTTGTGGAAACTGATAGAGCATCTGCTAAAATCTTGGTATGCACTCACCTGTGTAATATATCTTCAAAAGCCtgtaagataaaaaagaaaaagaaaggcttagTGCTTTCCACATGATGCAATTTCCACTAAGTTCACTGTGAGATTTGGAGGCAGTTTCTGAGATGGTATTTTCCTACAGTTTTCCCTCCTGGaaagcattttttgtttcttttctcatgaAAATCCCAGTCTGTCATATGTCATGAATTAATGTTCTGATAAAGTCTCAGTCTTGAAGACATTCTCTTTCCAAGTGAAGGAAGAGGAGGCCCCCAGAGTCTGTGCTCTGCTGTAACCATAAAGAAGCTACTCAGTCATCTTCCCAAGGCCCTGTTACCAAAATGAGTGgatctcaaaataatattaatgtgaTCCTAGATTCGCCAACTTCTCCATCATGCCGTGTCTCCAAATTAACCTAAGTGCAAATGAATCACTTCTCATTTTATCCACTTTCAAAAATCCTAAACATATCATTGACTTTTGATGGGAAATATTTCTTGGGGCTGTTACCTTGGTCATTCCACAAAGTTTTGTTGCTGGTGGATAAAGTAGGAGGGACCTTCGGTTGGTAGAATCCATAGGAGAGGCTATAACCTCCCAACTGAGTAGCATTAGTTATAGAAACGTGTTTTTAGAAACAAATCATGGAAGTAAAGTGGGGTTGGATTtcaggagagaggaaaaacacCCATGTATGTGAAAGTTCTACATCCTGATACCCCATGGTCAGCCCGTACCTGGAGTAGCTCCACATCTGCTTTATGGCACATTTGCTTCAGATCCTCATACATTCCTCTTAAAAGCTCCCTCGAATGTTCCATTCTGGCTTTGCTTTCATTGAGTTGCTGAAAAATGTCCTCGCCCTCCTTTTGCAGCCTCTCCAAGTGATGTTGCTCTTCTTCATGGAGAAATGCAGGCATCTTCTGATATTCAGCTCTGATTGCTTCTATCCTTAAACTCACATAATCCTGCAGTGACAATAGTCAAAATAGAAATGTTGTATCCATCTTCTCTTGAAGTTCACTGATTCCTCTTAGCATTCTGAACATCCAATATTTCCACAACATTTTATTCCTCTCCTTTTTTCTGCATTAATATCAACATAGGTGTTTCTGCCGAGTTATGTTTACTTGattaatgataaaatgttttctaagataGTTATATAAAAATGGATTTCTCTCTTCCAACACacatttatagaaagaaaacacagttCTTGCTTAAGAATTAAACTATCGAGCAATATTGGCTAGATAGGAAACCATTCTTTCTATTTTGGAGAATTGGGGCAATTTATGTAAACCCATTATATGAGAAATTATGCAATGACCACAGACTAGCATTGTCAACTCAATGCATTTCACCCAGCACCACATAGTCTAATTAGGTTTCATTTATTCTCATCCAAACTCACCCTAATCTGCAACATGGATTTCTTTGTGGTTCCTCAACCCcccaaataaatgcaaatgaaatattACTGCACAGGCTGTTTCCTATATCtagaattattttcatatatatacatatttctcatatatgtactcatatatatatttctcatatatagctatatatggATATATGAGGAATAtctatgtgtatctgtgtgtgtatatatattcctcatatatatccacatatatatatacacacacccacacccacgtACTCATATATATTCCTACATTTATGAGGAAGGGGAAGGCAAACAGGAGGATATCTATATTTCCTCTTGATTGATATTTTGTTTCAGTGTGAATTTTTCCATGAGCCTTTTTTCTGACCACACTAATTAAAACCCAAACCCTCATCCCCAGTCCCTAACCTCTGTGCTTCTTTTCTACTTTCCTGCTTGATTATTCTCCAAAGACTCTACTACACTCTAACACATCATGTACTTCACATATCTGCATGGTGACCATTTGCTTCTCTCATTTCAATTGcaagatttttgtgttttctttcttctttactacTTAATTTTCTAAGTTGATATTTGACATACACTAggtattcataaaatatttttcaatgaatttatattagaatgaattaatgaattaatattagATATCATACCCTCAAGATAAACGTCCACAAAGACAAAATCATTTCTAGAATTCTTCTCAAGTCCTTAAAGTTCTCCTTATATTAAACACTAGTTCCCATATTTCTCACATATTTGTGTCTTCAAGACATGAGTGTACATTTCTCACCCCTTTTTCCATTACGTGTTATGACTTATTCAATATTAATTAGTTCTGATACTTAATTTCAGGCTTCCTCTAAATTTGCACTCTTGCTCCTTCTGCCTGATATTTAACtcacatttcaaatatatttgccCACCAGGATTCAAATTCATGCTGACTCAGCCTTAGAAGGTTCACTTGAAATTTCCATGACGGCCAAATAACGCTTGTGCCCAGAAGTTATCCAGGCAGCCCATTGAGAATGCTGTGAAATGGCCCAGTTTCTTGTATTTGCTGGTGTATTGCTATAGGTTTGTATGGAGACAGATGAGCATGCTTGGGTAACATCTGTCGTCTGGTTAGAAATCCTACCAAAGTGTCACACTatcttatataaaaaattagggtttttttctcaagtattttttccttttttattgaatTCCAGCAATATTATGGATTGAGATCAAGTTCCTATTTTAAGAGTCACCCATTTGTTCACCATAAGTTACTGAAGAAGGTAGAGTAACATGGTACTAACCTTCCAGCATCTGGTTCTGGTGGTTTCCATGTTCAGGTTTCTGTGATTTTCACAAGCTTTTTCCCATAAAGACTGCATTTTCTTCAGGAGCTTCTCCTGCAAAAGAGCCATGAATTGAAGCACAAATGAAGACACTAAAGTATCATTCACTCTCTGATATACGAAGGACCCCAAATGAGAGACAAATTGGTCCATAGAAAATAGTTTGCTTTGTTTCTCCAAATGTTTGTCAAATCTGAGAGGTGTGAAGCCAAGGAAGCTCATAACAGACATGCTTAAAGGGACACAGAGATGGCATCATCCAATCTCCAAAGAAATAGACTTACAAGAAAATCTCACAATATTAAGGTTTGAGACAATTGatgtatcaaaattattttatgttcatttatagtgtagttttaaatttaaattttaaaatttaaatagtccCTGACATAGTCAGGGACTGTGTCAGAATGTCAATAAATTTGGGTTATGAAACAAAATCATGGTTTCTCCTGTttctttatatgtgtgtgtgtgtgtgtgtgtgtgtgtgtgtgtgtgtgtgtgtgtgaatcacGTTCTTGTAAGTTAGGTGTGacataaacaaaataatcagTTTCCTTAAGCAAATTGGGAGCCATGCCTGgatttaagttatattttaaagaatcactGCCACCTTTATACTTTACTTTTTGAAGTGAAACCACCTCGCTTGAATACACTATAGTCCTGGAATTTGATATTAAGAATCTGCAGTTAGATAACTTCTCAATGCTTTCAACAAATTTTGCCCGTATTAAAAGTATTGTGAAAACTGCCTTTCAAAACTGTTTGCctgaaaataatttcacaatAAATTTCCCCGTATGCCTGAAAAAGGACCATTGGCTGTGGCTGCAAAGACTGCTGCCACACAAAATGACAGCTTCAGGGCAGAACTCAGAAAGCACAAGGGAAGAAAGTGAGTACAGTCTGGCTCTGCATAATGACTTTTTGACCAATAGCAGAATGCATACAAGATGGAAATTCCATAAGTTATAACGAAACTGAATAAGTCCCATCTGATAGCGATGTTACAGCTGTCATAACATacacaatgcattactcatggAAATGTATGatgaacaaaagaaacaaaccaaacatATACCACGTGTTTCTAAAACGGATTATCTCTCCTCAAGAAGAACCTCAGGCAAGTTCTTCAGGAGATATTCcaaaagaaggcattgttatcatggGAGGTACAGTTCCATACATGTTATTGCCTCTGAAAACCTTCCAGTGGgccaagatgtggaggtggaagacagtgaaggTGCTGACTCTGACGCTGTGTAGGCCTTAGCTAATGTGCATGCTTGTGTCCtaacatttaacaaaatactttaaataaaatgcttatacaaccataatataaagaaaatatttgcaaaaatctGTACAACgtgttttgtgttttaagctaagcatattacaaaagaataaaaaagttaaattaaaagtttaaaaggtaATAATTTACAGTAAACTAAGGTTAATTTAACATTGAAtaaggaacatttaaaaaataaattttagtctaGCTTAAGAGTACAGAGCAATGTTTATAAGCTAATGTCCTAGGCattcacactcactcactcactaacCCAGAGCAACTTTCAGTCCTTCAAGCTTTATGCATGGcgagtgccctatacaggtgtatcactttttatcttttataccatattttacagtatcttttctatgtttagatctGTTAAGATACACGAATACCATTGTGCTacagttgcctgcagtattcagtagagTGACATGCTGTATAGGTCTATAGCCTAGGAGCAGTAGGCTGCACCATATGGTCTAGGTGTGTAGTACGCTATACCGTCTAGGCTTGCTTTAGTACAGTGATGAAATTGCCTTAtgacgcatttctcagaatgtattcccgTGGTTAAGTGAGTAATGACAGTACTTACAAGGTGCTTTCACATGGACCTTATGTTACTTCTTGGGTACTGTGCCCAGGAAGTGATGTGTGTACATCTGCAGTCCCTCAGACTTGAGGTTCCCAGATCCCAGAAGCAGTTCCCCCAAAAATTCCAGCAACAGGTACatccttcattttcattttgaaagaaaatgtaatgctCTCAGAATTGTGAACTTTACCATTTTGGTGCAGAAAAAAACTTGAGTAACAGAATCAGTGATGAGACTAGCTGTGAAAACAGAGAAGCTTTTTCAAGAAGTGTACTGTGAGCTATTAACCCATGAAAAGGACAAAGAATAATATcccaggtaaaaaaaaaaaataaaacgaaCACAAAATTGTTTTACAAAGATCTACCTGAATACTAAAATTTGGTAGAAACCATTGCTGTTATTTAGGAAGAAATAcaggggaaagagaggaagggaaagatggggctgggagacaggagtagggagagagagagagaacacaatcAGTAGACTTAAAAACTACAGATACCAAGACAATATGATTGAGTGTTTGGTATGAAGCAGAAGCGGCAGAGAAAACCACAGTAAGGCGTTATTTACAATGGAATTTTTAGGCCTGGCTTTTATTCTGTCAAGGTTGTAATGTTTTCCCTGGATCCATGTGCTAAATAACAGTCAACACCCACAAATTCTTTCATCATTAATGTTCAATCTAATCCTAATCCGGATATTCAATCTAATAAAAGCACGTACCACCGAATAACTTGGGGGGAATCTGAATAAAGTCTGGAGTTCAGCTCGTCGTAACGTATCAATATTGATTTCCTAGATTTAACAAATGTACAATGAAAATGTAAGATGATTATTTTAGagtaaaaattaaccaggtatgggaATATGTAAGTCTCTATCATCTTCCCAACTTCttataaatctaaaaaataatgaaataaaatctgaaagATTACGATGAAGGAAAACATCCATCTGTACTCCACagcatatttatataataaaaaaggcAAGTTGTAGAAAGATTCATATACATCAAACCCTCAAATAACCTCATTTCATTGTAAgtaattttgttataaaattgatgagaaaaaaaatcaattaccaGCCATGGCCACTGTCCTTGTACAGTTTGTATGGTCACTCCGTGTCTGCGTATATACAATTACTGTGTATGtacaaatactatattttataaatatatgcctAATATACCCATACACCCCACACCCATACACAAGGCTTTGAGAAAGGCACTTTGCTCTGGGAATGAGGCTTATGAGCAGTGAGTTTGGGAGTCAAATCCAGGCAATTTAGCTTCAAGACATCGCTCTTAACCATGATACCACATTACTCTCGCCTGACTTTTTCACAGTGGAAAAT
Coding sequences within:
- the LOC126934760 gene encoding LOW QUALITY PROTEIN: tripartite motif-containing protein 51-like (The sequence of the model RefSeq protein was modified relative to this genomic sequence to represent the inferred CDS: deleted 2 bases in 1 codon), which translates into the protein MDQFVSHLGSFVYQRVNDTLVSSFVLQFMALLQEKLLKKMQSLWEKACENHRNLNMETTRTRCWKDYVSLRIEAIRAEYQKMPAFLHEEEQHHLERLQKEGEDIFQQLNESKARMEHSRELLRGMYEDLKQMCHKADVELLQAFEDILHRYESLLLQVPQPANPELSAGPITGLSAGPITIHRLSGFRVDFTLQPERANSHIFLYGDLRSMNVGCDPQDDPHFTAKSECFLVWGAQTFTSGKYYWEVHVGDTWNWAFGVCNNYWKEKRQNDKIDGEEGLFLLGCVKEDAHCSLFTTSPLVVQYVPRPASQVGLFLDCEGRTMTFVDVDQSSLIYTIPNCSFSPPLRPIFCCSHF